The sequence below is a genomic window from Candidatus Polarisedimenticolia bacterium.
TGCCGCTGGCCTTGGCGCAGGAGCGCCGAACCGGCCGAGACGGCGTTCAGGACTCCCGCCGCCAGGAACGACCCGCGCGTGCCGAGAAAGGGGAGGAGACCGAACGAGCCGATGAGCGCCCCCAGCGCCCCGCCCAGCGTGTTGGCTCCATACAGAACCGCCACCACGCTGCCGGGCGCGTCGCCGCCTCCGGCCGCCTCGCGCACCAGGATCGGAAAGCTCGCTCCCATCAGGAGCGTCGGCAGCGCCAGCGCGAGGACCGCGAGCCCCGACCGGAGCGCCAGAAGGGACAGGGGGGATCCGCAGGACGGCCCGATGGCCTCGAGGACGCGGGGTACGACGGAGGCGACGACCGGGCTCAGGAGAGCGTAGACAGCCAGGAGCCCCTCGAGCCCGGCGTAGGCGGCCAGGGGATCACGCAAGCGCCCGGCCAGGCGCGACCCGGCCGCCGAACCGACGCCGAGCCCCCCCAGAAACGCGACCAGCACAATCGTCAGGGCCTGGAGGGAATTGCCCAGACTCTGCCCCAGCGCCCTGGCCCACGCAACCTCGTGGATCAGTCCGGCGCACCCGGAGAGGGCGAAGATCACCGCCAGGAAAGGGAGGCTGCGCGGACGGCTCACCGCCCGGAGCGTTCTTTCGAACGACGCGCCGGAGGCGGGGCTTTCTGCGGCGGGCGCAGAAGAAGGAGGCGGGTCAGCCGCTCGTCCGGCCAACTCTCGCCTTCCGCGAGGATCAGGGGAAACTCACGCAGCTGGCCGTCCAGAGTGGCGGCGAAGCGCGGGCCGAAGGATTCCGAGGCGCCGTGCAGCGCATCGGCCCCCAGCTCGCTGACCCTGCCGTCGCGCCTGGTCACCCGCAGCCGGGCGATCGGCTGGTCGGGCGGGTAGATCAATTCGATCTGGCGAATCGTCTTGAACTTCATCTTCGTCCAGTCCTGCATCCGCAGGCAGCGGCATTCGCGTCGCCGGTCCTCGATCTCCATCCGGTTGCCGCTCGCGGCTTCGGAGCGCGGGGCGCGGCGGTGGTAGTAGAGGCGCTCGAAATGCACGAACACCAGGTCCGATACCGGAACGGTGCGCTCGCCCTCAGGGGAGGCGAGGACGAGCGTCGGGTTTCCGCGGGGCGCGCGCCGCTCGCGGGCGTCCAGTCGCCCGCAAAAGAAGAGACATCCAATCAGGATCGCGACGACGGCACGCCCGCAGCGTTCGAGCACGGCCCGGATCACTCGCGGACGAACTGGATGTTGACCAGGGAGGAGCTCACCACGTAGATGGTCCGGTTGTTGTCGGCGGGATCGGCCGGGACCACATAGAACCCCCGCCGGTTCGGGTCGTAATCCAGGCTGTAGGCGAAGATCTTCTCGCCGTCATAGAACTCCAGGACGGTCTTGATGAGTGGCGGCGCGGCCGCTCGCACGAGCCGGTTCGTCTGCGGAAAGCCATTGGATTCCTGGCCTTTGTGCCGGTCCTTTCGTCCCCAGGTCTTCACGTGGAACAGCGCCTTCAGGTCTTCGATGCGAATCTCATGGGACGCAGCGATCGTCCCCTCCCGTCGCACCAGGTGGAATGACTCGAGCGCGGGGTCGAAATCCCGCGAGAAGCCCTTGGAGACGCGCCCGTCCTTGAAGTGGGCGACGAGCTTGGAGGTCCCGCCGATAGACAACCGGCCGCCGGCGGCGCGGCCACTCGCTTGCCCTGGCTGCAGGTTGGGGCTAATATCGCTTCCCCGTGAGCCTCAGTAACCGAGTTCGGGATAGTACGTCTTCAGGACGAACTTGGCGATCAGCAGAAGCGCCAGGGGGATGCCGATCAGCATGAGGGACTGGACGATGGCCTTCCAGCCCGGGAGCGGATCGGCAGGCTCCAGGCCCGGCCGCCCGGTGGGGGCATGATGTCCGGGGGTGGCGCCTGGCGGCCTGCGGTTCACCTGCGACATAATTGTGATGTATATCACAGGCCGGCGGCAAAAAGCTCCTGAACATGGCGCCCGGAGGCAAGGGGGACGAATCGCGCGCGGGGTCCCGGAGCGCACTTCCCGCCGGTGGCAGGATCAAGGTATATTCACTATCTTGACACCGGTGAAGGCGCAGATGACCATCGAACAGGCCCTTCGTGACGAGAAGCTGGGCAGCGTGGCGGTTTCCAACCCGACCAGCGTCCCGCGCGGCACGAGCCTGAGGGACACGCTGCGTGTCATGCGCGAGGAAGGGGTCGGCGCCGTCCTGATCTGCGAGGGGGAGCGCCTGGTGGGGATCTTCACCGAGAGGGACGTGCTCAACAAGTTGATCGGCAACCGCATCAGCGAGAGCGAGCCGGTCGACCGTTTCATGACTCCCGAGCCCGCGGTCCTGAGGCCGACGGACTGCCTGGGGGATGCCGTCCAGATGATGACCGAGAGGGGTTACCGGCACATTCCCCTGATCGACGGCCAGGGCCGGCGAGCCGGCATGATCGCGGCCCGGGACATCGTGAACTACGTCGCCGAACATTTTCCGGCGGAGGTCGTGAACCTGCCGCCCCG
It includes:
- a CDS encoding CBS domain-containing protein, with protein sequence MTIEQALRDEKLGSVAVSNPTSVPRGTSLRDTLRVMREEGVGAVLICEGERLVGIFTERDVLNKLIGNRISESEPVDRFMTPEPAVLRPTDCLGDAVQMMTERGYRHIPLIDGQGRRAGMIAARDIVNYVAEHFPAEVVNLPPRLDQEFKSPEGA